In Passer domesticus isolate bPasDom1 chromosome 12, bPasDom1.hap1, whole genome shotgun sequence, the following proteins share a genomic window:
- the LOC135279444 gene encoding hydrocephalus-inducing protein homolog isoform X2, whose amino-acid sequence MASGFSGRIPTPRLLLRDRLKPNTLTPSAFQEEVSLSTKQRLAKAKKLSLPQIVQPQDKHESSHHKFLAAEPEQSSFQPCPPEVVFQNYTPGEVYEVPVVLRNRDKVPHLVKVTLESSPYFQLVGPNDVCCKVPPGLYAIVRVLFTPGQNKDYFHKLLCTTEREEFIVPIRAIGPRAILDFPDQLDFSTCPVKYSSEKTLLVRNVGNRLARYQLSTQSPFSVIPATGTLDVGGAMQVTVEFQPLKSGDHSGSLVVHYDTGEETHTSLHGRAVDVPIRLGRNTVSLEKTYIGMSNRATVRIHNQSDITARFQWKAVDTEEEEHQLELRQYPRIFRQQKEKLYDFLKERGVDITCREHLALLTHSFQSEVAKIREDGILFHDDVFSLEPKEGEIRPNCSAEVSVFFTPQEARVYKRAVYCDISGREKRMPLLLTGEGLGPRLHFQFEELNIGEVFVRVTHRYEAVLFNNGPIEAPFKLIPPSTAMGSCFTFQPQEGIVAPSTLQAISVSFCPTILGQFEEEFCFDVSESPEPVTFTIRGYVMGPTFHFDVSALDFGDVSFGFPRTLNCCLFNTSLTPISFQLYIPGDGLGEPSVDSSTQIRKCSSQSWRKEAQGLRRPREFDIRPCRGTVRALGSQDIKVTLCSNTVGEYNLQLVLDVDDVGEKVLAVPLTARCVVPPLRVLNPVVKLGYCFFKTCYDEKLTLVNDSDFPGCYCLLPQEEAAAWCSSPAPPGIIEAHSSVEIPIAFEAQSLGECSITAELAVFGRAGCPLKIQLECIGQGPVVYVHPREINFGSIPVLEDCFQTLHLANQCHLPATFRVEMPGKDSCWRIEPSHGVVPPKRDISVTVIANLNDTVKFREKVKVFIENSYTTIISLQAVGIGTTIVTDKPLTPKLDLKSHFSFTPCYFHFKVTNRGRRMHRLYWNTEGFRTRWRRDRAPALGGTKSKGASPMPRPGSPVFRLWPPQVDLMPGQSADMVLEGCSSTAQEVKERLLCQALVGKEITKKQIMQVDVTCNFICPVLQMSSRAITFCVVKEPSDVLTQHYKPFSLKNTSPLPVSIVLDLEQPFLICNVDWQPLPADSKPITLDVGEELHLCIQFNPAYEKNLHSRVVKRVLRVRFMKHPREEKITVRGEVHFPNLHLQAKAVDFGCIINDTEQVLHMEMTNCSPLAVEYRWSFLADSLANTIRFISPPPKFKPQSSKKKGVFPRRYSKTESVDEPTETPETMQDSAQEDSDQEPADAEDSLEKEVLSSTPGESRSPVRMRGLSQFSETEHPNVTMPQVFDIMPLWGTLQPGKSQKVTFTFFGHANIIARATALCRVEGGPSYKVVLSGQASCPSYQLDVEEIDWGLQVFNKVLKAGITLRNNGVMKFTYVVQDSSTKPLPGVPVVVPRKGSIAPGKKRVLKVSYLPEKPGAFRRTFQVQVAHLEPAEIVLKGKTIFPGVTKCLPRMLKEEKILEEEEENPEKEEKESDESSVAMESLVESLMESLIVTAERQASVQHLPRGSSAEGLPQQHPGSGGRGGRVIPLGKLEE is encoded by the exons ATGGCGTCTGGATTCTCGGGAAGGATACCAACACCTCGTCTTTTGCTCAGGGACAGACTGAAGCCTAACACT cTGACTCCCTCTGCCTTCCAGGAGGAGGTATCTCTCAGCACCAAGCAGAGGCTGGCCAAAGCTAAGAAGCTGAGTCTGCCTCAGATTGTCCAGCCTCAAGACAAGCATGAGAGCTCTCATCACAAG ttctTGGCAGctgagccagagcagagctcattTCAGCCTTGCCCACCAGAGGTGGTGTTTCAGAACTACACCCCTGGTGAGGTCTATGAAGTGCCGGTGGTTCTGAGGAACAGGGACAAG GTTCCTCACTTGGTGAAGGTCACGTTGGAGAGCTCACCTTATTTCCAGCTGGTGGGCCCCAATGACGTGTGCTGCAAGGTGCCACCGGGCCTCTACGCAATTGTCCGCGTCCTCTTCACCCCTGGGCAGAACAAA GATTATTTCCACAAGCTCCTCTGCACCACTGAAAGGGAAGAGTTCATTGTGCCAATTCGGGCCATTGGTCCCCGAGCCATCCTGGACTTCCCTGACCAGCTGGACTTCTCCACGTGTCCGGTCAAGTACAGCAGCGAGAAGACTCTGCTGGTTCGCAATGTCGGTAACCGGCTAGCTCGTTAccagctgagcacccagag CCCTTTCTCTGTCATTCCGGCCACGGGAACTCTGGATGTCGGTGGTGCCATGCAGGTGACAGTGGAATTTCAGCCACTGAAGAGTGGGGACCATTCCGGGTCCCTTGTCGTGCACTACGACACAG GTGAAGAGACCCACACAAGCCTTCATGGAAGAGCTGTGGATGTCCCCATCAGGCTGGGCAGGAATACTGTGAGCCTCGAGAAGACGTACATCGGCATGTCAAACCGCGCAACCGTGCGCATCCACAACCAGAGCGATATCACAGCCCGCTTCCAGTGGAAGGCTGTTGATACTGAGGAAGAGGAGCATCAGCTGGAGCTGAG gcagtaTCCCAGGATATTTCGGCAGCAAAAGGAGAAGTTATATGATTTTCTGAAGGAGCGCGGAGTGGACATCACTTGCCGAGAACACCTTGCTCTTCTGACCCACAGCTTCCAAAGTGAGGTGGCAAAGATCAGAGAAGATGGCATCCTGTTCCATGATGACGTTTTCTCCCTTGAGCCGAAG GAGGGTGAGATCAGGCCGAATTGCTCGGCTGAAGTCAGCGTGTTCTTCACGCCCCAGGAAGCCCGGGTCTATAAGCGAGCAGTTTACTGTGACATCTCAG GCCGTGAGAAGAGGAtgcccctgctcctcacaggggaAGGCCTCGGGCCCCGGCTCCATTTCCAGTTTGAGGAGCTGAACATCGGGGAGGTTTTTGTCAGAGTAACCCACAGATAtgag gcggTCCTGTTCAACAATGGGCCTATTGAGGCTCCCTTCAAACTCATCCCTCCAAGCACAGCCATGGGCTCCTGCTTCACCTTCCAGCCCCAGGAGGGCATCGTGGCACCCTCcacactccaggccatcagtgTCTCCTTCTGTCCCACCATCCTGGGGCAGTTTGAGGAAGAATTCTGCTTTGATGTGTCTGAATCCCCTGAGCCTGTGACCTTCACTATCAG GGGCTACGTGATGGGCCCGACTTTCCATTTCGATGTGTCCGCCCTCGACTTCGGTGACGTCTCCTTTG GTTTTCCTCGCACCTTGAACTGTTGCCTGTTTAACACCTCCCTGACACCCATATCTTTTCAACTCTACATTCCTGGAGATGGCTTGGGAGAGCCCAGTGTTGACAGCTCTACTCAGATACGCAAATGCAGTAGCCAGTCTTGGAGGAAGGAAGCTCAAGGTCTTAGGAGGCCAAGGGAATTTGACATAAGGCCCTGCAGAGGGACCGTCCGTGCCCTGGGATCCCAGGATATCAAG GTCACCCTGTGTTCCAACACTGTTGGAGAGTACaacctgcagctggtgctggaCGTGGATGATGTCGGCGAGAAGGTGTTGGCAGTGCCCCTCACAGCCAG ATGCGTCGTTCCTCCACTGCGAGTGCTCAACCCTGTGGTGAAGTTGGGGTACTGCTTTTTCAAGACCTGCTATGATGAGAAGCTGACCCTTGTGAATGACAGCGACTTTCCTGGCTGCTACTGTCTTCTCCCTCAG GAGGAGGCTGCTGcatggtgctccagccctgcaccgCCTGGGATTATCGAGGCTCACAGCTCGGTGGAGATCCCAATTGCATTCGAGGCCCAGTCGCTGGGAGAGTGCAGCatcactgctgagctggctgtgTTTGGGAGAGCAGGATGCCCACTG aaaatccAATTAGAGTGCATTGGCCAGGGACCTGTTGTCTATGTCCATCCGAGGGAGATAAACTTCGGCTCTATCCCAGTCTTAGAAGATTGTTTCCAAACTTTGCACCTCGCCAATCAGTGTCACCTTCCTGCAACCTTCCGGGTGGAGATG CCTGGGAAAGACTCCTGCTGGAGGATTGAGCCCAGTCATGGAGTGGTCCCCCCTAAACGTGACATATCCGTGACTGTCATAGCAAACCTGAATGACACAGTGAAATTCCGGGAGAAGGTGAAGGTGTTCATTGAGAACAGCTATACGACCATCATctctctccaggctgtgggCATTGGCACCACAATTGTCACGGACAAACCTCTCACTCCGAAGCTGGACTTGAAGTCCCACTTCAG CTTTACTCCCTGCTATTTCCATTTCAAAGTGACAAACAGAGGACGACGCATGCATCGGCTGTACTGGAACACAGAAGGTTTCCGCACGCGCTGGCGCCGTGATCGCGCCCCTGCCCTCGGTGGCACCAAAAGCAAAGGTGCTTCCCCGATGCCCAGACCTGGCAGCCCCGTGTTCAGGCTGTGGCCGCCGCAGGTGGACCTGATGCCGGGCCAGAGTGCGGACATGGTGCTGGaaggctgctccagcactgcccag GAGGTGAAGGAGCGGCTGCTGTGTCAGGCTTTGGTGGGGAAAGAGATAACAAAGAAACAGATAATGCAAGTGGATGTCACCTGCAACTTCATTTGCCCTGTTCTGCAAATGTCTTCCAGAGCAATCACTTTCTGTGTGGTAAAG GAGCCCAGTGATGTCCTGACACAGCACTACAagcctttttctttaaaaaacaccAGCCCTCTGCCAGTCAGCATTGTGCTGGACTTGGAGCAGCCATTCCTGATCTGCAATGTGGACTGgcagcctctccctgcagaTTCCAAG CCCATAACACTGGATGTAGGGGAGGAACTTCATCTCTGCATCCAGTTTAACCCAGCTTATGAGAAGAATCTGCACAGCCGGGTGGTCAAGAGGGTTCTCAGGGTGCGCTTCATGAAGCATCCTCGTGAGGAGAAGATCACCGTTCGGGGAGAAGTCCACTTCCCCAATCTCCATCTCCAGGCCAAGGCCGTGGACTTTGGCTGCATCATAAACGACACTGAACAAGTGCTGCATATGGAGATGACCAACTGCAGCCCACTGGCCGTGGAATACCGCTGGTCATTCCTGGCGGACAGCCTGGCGAACACCATAAG GTTCATCTCTCCACCACCTAAATTCAAACCCCAGTCATCAAAGAAGAAGGGAGTGTTTCCACGGAGATACTCCAAGACTGAAAGTGTGGATGAGCCAACTGAAACCCCAGAAACAATGCAGGATTCTGCTCAGGAGGACTctgaccaggagccagcagatGCAGAGGATTCCTTGGAAAAAGAG GTGCTGTCATCCACTCCTGGGGAGTCTCGGAGCCCGGTgaggatgaggggattgagtcaaTTCTCCGAGACGGAGCACCCCAACGTGACAATGCCTCAG GTTTTTGATATCATGCCGCTGTGGGGAACGCTGCAGCCAGGAAAGAGCCAGAAGGTCACCTTCACCTTCTTTGGCCACGCCAACATCATCGCCCGTGCCACGGCGCTGTGCCGCGTGGAGGGAGGCCCCAGCTACAAGGTGGTGCTGAGCGGGCAGGCCTCGTGCCCCAGCTACCAACTGGACGTGGAGGAGATTGACTGGGGGCTGCAG GTGTTTAACAAAGTCCTCAAAGCAGGGATCACCCTGCGGAACAACGGGGTTATGAAATTCACCTACGTGGTGCAAGACTCCAGCACAAAGCCTCTGCCCGGGGTGCCCGTGGTCGTGCCCCGCAAG
- the LOC135279444 gene encoding hydrocephalus-inducing protein homolog isoform X1, with the protein MASGFSGRIPTPRLLLRDRLKPNTLTPSAFQEEVSLSTKQRLAKAKKLSLPQIVQPQDKHESSHHKFLAAEPEQSSFQPCPPEVVFQNYTPGEVYEVPVVLRNRDKVPHLVKVTLESSPYFQLVGPNDVCCKVPPGLYAIVRVLFTPGQNKDYFHKLLCTTEREEFIVPIRAIGPRAILDFPDQLDFSTCPVKYSSEKTLLVRNVGNRLARYQLSTQSPFSVIPATGTLDVGGAMQVTVEFQPLKSGDHSGSLVVHYDTGEETHTSLHGRAVDVPIRLGRNTVSLEKTYIGMSNRATVRIHNQSDITARFQWKAVDTEEEEHQLELRQYPRIFRQQKEKLYDFLKERGVDITCREHLALLTHSFQSEVAKIREDGILFHDDVFSLEPKEGEIRPNCSAEVSVFFTPQEARVYKRAVYCDISGREKRMPLLLTGEGLGPRLHFQFEELNIGEVFVRVTHRYEAVLFNNGPIEAPFKLIPPSTAMGSCFTFQPQEGIVAPSTLQAISVSFCPTILGQFEEEFCFDVSESPEPVTFTIRGYVMGPTFHFDVSALDFGDVSFGFPRTLNCCLFNTSLTPISFQLYIPGDGLGEPSVDSSTQIRKCSSQSWRKEAQGLRRPREFDIRPCRGTVRALGSQDIKVTLCSNTVGEYNLQLVLDVDDVGEKVLAVPLTARCVVPPLRVLNPVVKLGYCFFKTCYDEKLTLVNDSDFPGCYCLLPQEHKEEAAAWCSSPAPPGIIEAHSSVEIPIAFEAQSLGECSITAELAVFGRAGCPLKIQLECIGQGPVVYVHPREINFGSIPVLEDCFQTLHLANQCHLPATFRVEMPGKDSCWRIEPSHGVVPPKRDISVTVIANLNDTVKFREKVKVFIENSYTTIISLQAVGIGTTIVTDKPLTPKLDLKSHFSFTPCYFHFKVTNRGRRMHRLYWNTEGFRTRWRRDRAPALGGTKSKGASPMPRPGSPVFRLWPPQVDLMPGQSADMVLEGCSSTAQEVKERLLCQALVGKEITKKQIMQVDVTCNFICPVLQMSSRAITFCVVKEPSDVLTQHYKPFSLKNTSPLPVSIVLDLEQPFLICNVDWQPLPADSKPITLDVGEELHLCIQFNPAYEKNLHSRVVKRVLRVRFMKHPREEKITVRGEVHFPNLHLQAKAVDFGCIINDTEQVLHMEMTNCSPLAVEYRWSFLADSLANTIRFISPPPKFKPQSSKKKGVFPRRYSKTESVDEPTETPETMQDSAQEDSDQEPADAEDSLEKEVLSSTPGESRSPVRMRGLSQFSETEHPNVTMPQVFDIMPLWGTLQPGKSQKVTFTFFGHANIIARATALCRVEGGPSYKVVLSGQASCPSYQLDVEEIDWGLQVFNKVLKAGITLRNNGVMKFTYVVQDSSTKPLPGVPVVVPRKGSIAPGKKRVLKVSYLPEKPGAFRRTFQVQVAHLEPAEIVLKGKTIFPGVTKCLPRMLKEEKILEEEEENPEKEEKESDESSVAMESLVESLMESLIVTAERQASVQHLPRGSSAEGLPQQHPGSGGRGGRVIPLGKLEE; encoded by the exons ATGGCGTCTGGATTCTCGGGAAGGATACCAACACCTCGTCTTTTGCTCAGGGACAGACTGAAGCCTAACACT cTGACTCCCTCTGCCTTCCAGGAGGAGGTATCTCTCAGCACCAAGCAGAGGCTGGCCAAAGCTAAGAAGCTGAGTCTGCCTCAGATTGTCCAGCCTCAAGACAAGCATGAGAGCTCTCATCACAAG ttctTGGCAGctgagccagagcagagctcattTCAGCCTTGCCCACCAGAGGTGGTGTTTCAGAACTACACCCCTGGTGAGGTCTATGAAGTGCCGGTGGTTCTGAGGAACAGGGACAAG GTTCCTCACTTGGTGAAGGTCACGTTGGAGAGCTCACCTTATTTCCAGCTGGTGGGCCCCAATGACGTGTGCTGCAAGGTGCCACCGGGCCTCTACGCAATTGTCCGCGTCCTCTTCACCCCTGGGCAGAACAAA GATTATTTCCACAAGCTCCTCTGCACCACTGAAAGGGAAGAGTTCATTGTGCCAATTCGGGCCATTGGTCCCCGAGCCATCCTGGACTTCCCTGACCAGCTGGACTTCTCCACGTGTCCGGTCAAGTACAGCAGCGAGAAGACTCTGCTGGTTCGCAATGTCGGTAACCGGCTAGCTCGTTAccagctgagcacccagag CCCTTTCTCTGTCATTCCGGCCACGGGAACTCTGGATGTCGGTGGTGCCATGCAGGTGACAGTGGAATTTCAGCCACTGAAGAGTGGGGACCATTCCGGGTCCCTTGTCGTGCACTACGACACAG GTGAAGAGACCCACACAAGCCTTCATGGAAGAGCTGTGGATGTCCCCATCAGGCTGGGCAGGAATACTGTGAGCCTCGAGAAGACGTACATCGGCATGTCAAACCGCGCAACCGTGCGCATCCACAACCAGAGCGATATCACAGCCCGCTTCCAGTGGAAGGCTGTTGATACTGAGGAAGAGGAGCATCAGCTGGAGCTGAG gcagtaTCCCAGGATATTTCGGCAGCAAAAGGAGAAGTTATATGATTTTCTGAAGGAGCGCGGAGTGGACATCACTTGCCGAGAACACCTTGCTCTTCTGACCCACAGCTTCCAAAGTGAGGTGGCAAAGATCAGAGAAGATGGCATCCTGTTCCATGATGACGTTTTCTCCCTTGAGCCGAAG GAGGGTGAGATCAGGCCGAATTGCTCGGCTGAAGTCAGCGTGTTCTTCACGCCCCAGGAAGCCCGGGTCTATAAGCGAGCAGTTTACTGTGACATCTCAG GCCGTGAGAAGAGGAtgcccctgctcctcacaggggaAGGCCTCGGGCCCCGGCTCCATTTCCAGTTTGAGGAGCTGAACATCGGGGAGGTTTTTGTCAGAGTAACCCACAGATAtgag gcggTCCTGTTCAACAATGGGCCTATTGAGGCTCCCTTCAAACTCATCCCTCCAAGCACAGCCATGGGCTCCTGCTTCACCTTCCAGCCCCAGGAGGGCATCGTGGCACCCTCcacactccaggccatcagtgTCTCCTTCTGTCCCACCATCCTGGGGCAGTTTGAGGAAGAATTCTGCTTTGATGTGTCTGAATCCCCTGAGCCTGTGACCTTCACTATCAG GGGCTACGTGATGGGCCCGACTTTCCATTTCGATGTGTCCGCCCTCGACTTCGGTGACGTCTCCTTTG GTTTTCCTCGCACCTTGAACTGTTGCCTGTTTAACACCTCCCTGACACCCATATCTTTTCAACTCTACATTCCTGGAGATGGCTTGGGAGAGCCCAGTGTTGACAGCTCTACTCAGATACGCAAATGCAGTAGCCAGTCTTGGAGGAAGGAAGCTCAAGGTCTTAGGAGGCCAAGGGAATTTGACATAAGGCCCTGCAGAGGGACCGTCCGTGCCCTGGGATCCCAGGATATCAAG GTCACCCTGTGTTCCAACACTGTTGGAGAGTACaacctgcagctggtgctggaCGTGGATGATGTCGGCGAGAAGGTGTTGGCAGTGCCCCTCACAGCCAG ATGCGTCGTTCCTCCACTGCGAGTGCTCAACCCTGTGGTGAAGTTGGGGTACTGCTTTTTCAAGACCTGCTATGATGAGAAGCTGACCCTTGTGAATGACAGCGACTTTCCTGGCTGCTACTGTCTTCTCCCTCAG GAACACAAGGAGGAGGCTGCTGcatggtgctccagccctgcaccgCCTGGGATTATCGAGGCTCACAGCTCGGTGGAGATCCCAATTGCATTCGAGGCCCAGTCGCTGGGAGAGTGCAGCatcactgctgagctggctgtgTTTGGGAGAGCAGGATGCCCACTG aaaatccAATTAGAGTGCATTGGCCAGGGACCTGTTGTCTATGTCCATCCGAGGGAGATAAACTTCGGCTCTATCCCAGTCTTAGAAGATTGTTTCCAAACTTTGCACCTCGCCAATCAGTGTCACCTTCCTGCAACCTTCCGGGTGGAGATG CCTGGGAAAGACTCCTGCTGGAGGATTGAGCCCAGTCATGGAGTGGTCCCCCCTAAACGTGACATATCCGTGACTGTCATAGCAAACCTGAATGACACAGTGAAATTCCGGGAGAAGGTGAAGGTGTTCATTGAGAACAGCTATACGACCATCATctctctccaggctgtgggCATTGGCACCACAATTGTCACGGACAAACCTCTCACTCCGAAGCTGGACTTGAAGTCCCACTTCAG CTTTACTCCCTGCTATTTCCATTTCAAAGTGACAAACAGAGGACGACGCATGCATCGGCTGTACTGGAACACAGAAGGTTTCCGCACGCGCTGGCGCCGTGATCGCGCCCCTGCCCTCGGTGGCACCAAAAGCAAAGGTGCTTCCCCGATGCCCAGACCTGGCAGCCCCGTGTTCAGGCTGTGGCCGCCGCAGGTGGACCTGATGCCGGGCCAGAGTGCGGACATGGTGCTGGaaggctgctccagcactgcccag GAGGTGAAGGAGCGGCTGCTGTGTCAGGCTTTGGTGGGGAAAGAGATAACAAAGAAACAGATAATGCAAGTGGATGTCACCTGCAACTTCATTTGCCCTGTTCTGCAAATGTCTTCCAGAGCAATCACTTTCTGTGTGGTAAAG GAGCCCAGTGATGTCCTGACACAGCACTACAagcctttttctttaaaaaacaccAGCCCTCTGCCAGTCAGCATTGTGCTGGACTTGGAGCAGCCATTCCTGATCTGCAATGTGGACTGgcagcctctccctgcagaTTCCAAG CCCATAACACTGGATGTAGGGGAGGAACTTCATCTCTGCATCCAGTTTAACCCAGCTTATGAGAAGAATCTGCACAGCCGGGTGGTCAAGAGGGTTCTCAGGGTGCGCTTCATGAAGCATCCTCGTGAGGAGAAGATCACCGTTCGGGGAGAAGTCCACTTCCCCAATCTCCATCTCCAGGCCAAGGCCGTGGACTTTGGCTGCATCATAAACGACACTGAACAAGTGCTGCATATGGAGATGACCAACTGCAGCCCACTGGCCGTGGAATACCGCTGGTCATTCCTGGCGGACAGCCTGGCGAACACCATAAG GTTCATCTCTCCACCACCTAAATTCAAACCCCAGTCATCAAAGAAGAAGGGAGTGTTTCCACGGAGATACTCCAAGACTGAAAGTGTGGATGAGCCAACTGAAACCCCAGAAACAATGCAGGATTCTGCTCAGGAGGACTctgaccaggagccagcagatGCAGAGGATTCCTTGGAAAAAGAG GTGCTGTCATCCACTCCTGGGGAGTCTCGGAGCCCGGTgaggatgaggggattgagtcaaTTCTCCGAGACGGAGCACCCCAACGTGACAATGCCTCAG GTTTTTGATATCATGCCGCTGTGGGGAACGCTGCAGCCAGGAAAGAGCCAGAAGGTCACCTTCACCTTCTTTGGCCACGCCAACATCATCGCCCGTGCCACGGCGCTGTGCCGCGTGGAGGGAGGCCCCAGCTACAAGGTGGTGCTGAGCGGGCAGGCCTCGTGCCCCAGCTACCAACTGGACGTGGAGGAGATTGACTGGGGGCTGCAG GTGTTTAACAAAGTCCTCAAAGCAGGGATCACCCTGCGGAACAACGGGGTTATGAAATTCACCTACGTGGTGCAAGACTCCAGCACAAAGCCTCTGCCCGGGGTGCCCGTGGTCGTGCCCCGCAAG